The Zalophus californianus isolate mZalCal1 chromosome 7, mZalCal1.pri.v2, whole genome shotgun sequence genome includes a region encoding these proteins:
- the ZNF451 gene encoding E3 SUMO-protein ligase ZNF451 isoform X1: MGDPASEIIESVPAAGPEASEATTDENEDDIQFVSEGPLRPVLEYIDLVSSDDEEPSTSHSDDNVKHKDYIDHQKDKVALTLARLARHVEVEKQQKEEKNRAFREKIDFQHAHGLQELEFIRGHSDTEAARLCVDQWLKMPGLKTGTINSGTKSSFRRGGQMRVSGKPILCPIMHCNKEFDNGHLLLGHLKRFDHSPCDPTITLHGPFINSFACVVCYKNFVTQQQYRDHLFAKEAADDEHKNNLLPQIIQCFACPNCFLLFSSKDECLKHMSGKNHFRQSFKLGDDQGIAHPISFPSFAKKLLISLCKDVPFQVKCVACHQTLRSHMELTAHFRVRCRNAGPVAVAEKSIAQVAEKFLLRGYCPNCKQVFMDETSTRNHKQNSGHKVRVITSMEESVLLYCHSSEGNKPPSDLHLLLDQSKFSSLKRTMSAQESSSQDCTTVPKKKMNLEGRSHEGIACVQKEKSVVKTWFCECHQRFPSEDAVEKHVFSANTMCYKCVVCGKVCEDSGVIRLHMSRIHGGAHLNNFLFWCRTCKKELTRKETIMAHVTEFHNGHRYFYETDEVEAETLPSSSTTLVSNVTAENPSSTITIIDHSPANSPPRGKWQCRICEDMFESQECVKQHCMSLASHQFHRYSCAHCKKTFHKVETLYRHCQDEHNNEIKVKYFCGLCDLIFNVEEAFLSHYKEHHSIDYVFVPEKTETSIKTENDFPVIETSNLLTCGCRESYICKVNRKEDYSRCLHTMLDKGKLWFRCSLCSATAQSVTDINTHIHQVHREENSEEEEEQQYVIKCGTCTKAFHDPESAQQHFHRKHCFLRKPSVAHFGSEKTSLYKFAASASRTEKKLKQTVSYPKNSDIEKGAENDLSCQNIDEEVVELPDLDYLRTMTHIVFVDFDNWSNFFGHLPGHLNQGTFIWGFQGGNTNWKPPVNCKIYNYLNRIGCFFLHPRCSKRKDAADFAICMHAGRLDEQLPKQIPFTILSGDQGFLELENQFKKTQRPAHILNPHHLEGDMMCALLNSISDTTKECDSDDNLGIKNTSTEEELRSTEDVELEEAIRRSLEEM; the protein is encoded by the exons GATAATGTTAAGCATAAAGACTATATTGACCATCAGAAGGATAAAGTTGCTTTAACTCTGGCTCGTCTAGCCCGCCATGTTGAAGTGGAGaaacagcagaaggaagaaaagaatagagcaTTCAGG GAAAAAATCGATTTTCAGCATGCTCACGGGTTACAAGAATTGGAATTTATTCGAGGACATTCTGATACAGAAGCAGCAAGACTGTGTGTGGACCAGTGGCTAAAAATGCCAG GACTCAAAACAGGAACAATTAATTCTGGAACAAAAAGTTCATTCCGAAGAGGAGGCCAAATGCGGGTGTCTGGAAAACCAATTTTATGTCCCATAATGCACTGTAACAAGGAATTTGATAATGGGCACCTTCTCTTAGGACATTTAAAAAG GTTTGATCACTCTCCATGTGATCCAACAATTACACTACATGGACCATTCATCAATTCCTTTGCTTGTGTAGTATGTTACAAAAATTTTGTTACTCAGCAGCAATATAGGGATCACCTTTTTGCTAAG GAAGCTGCAGATGATGAACATAAAAACAACCTTCTTCCTCAGATTATTCAGTGTTTTGCGTGTCCAAATTGCTTCCTGCTTTTTAGCAGCAAGGATGAGTGTTTGAAGCATATGTCTGGAAAGAATCATTTCCGTCAGAGTTTTAAACTGGGTG atGACCAGGGGATAGCACATCCAATATCATTTCCATCTTTTGCAAAGAAACTTCTGATCTCTCTGTGCAAAGATGTCCCATTTCAAGTTAAGTGTGTGGCCTGCCACCAGACACTACGTTCCCACATGGAGCTCACTGCCCATTTCAG AGTTCGTTGTCGAAATGCTGGTCCTGTAGCTGTAGCTGAGAAGAGCATTGCCCAAGTTGCAGAAAAATTCCTATTAAGAGGTTATTGTCCAAATTGCAAGCAAGTCTTTATGGATGAAACCAGTACCCGAAATCACAAGCAGAATTCAGGGCACAAAGTCCGAGTCATTACCTCAATGGAAGAATCAGTCTTACTTTATTGCCACAGCAGTGAAGGGAACAAACCTCCTTCTGACTTGCATCTATTACTAGATCAATCAAAATTTTCATCACTTAAAAGAACTATGTCTGCTCAAGAATCTAGCTCACAAGATTGCAccactgttccaaaaaagaagatgaatttaGAAGGTAGAAGCCATGAAGGTATAGCTTGTGTTCAGAAAGAAAAGTCAGTTGTAAAAACTTGGTTTTGTGAATGTCATCAACGATTCCCAAGTGAAGACGCAGTGGAAAAGCATGTTTTCTCAGCAAACACAATGTGTTATAAGTGTGTGGTCTGTGGAAAGGTGTGTGAAGATTCAGGGGTCATCCGTTTACATATGAGCCGAATTCATGGAGGAGCACatttaaataactttcttttctgGTGTCGGACATGCAAAAAGGAGTTAACGAGAAAAGAGACTATCATGGCACACGTGACTGAATTTCATAATGGGCACAGATATTTTTATGAGACAGATGAGGTAGAAGCTGAAACTTTGCCATCATCTTCTACAACACTGGTGAGTAATGTGACTGCTGAGAATCCTTCTTCAACTATTACTATTATTGATCATTCTCCAGCAAACAGCCCTCCAAGGGGTAAATGGCAATGCCGAATTTGTGAAGATATGTTTGAGTCCCAAGAATGTGTAAAACAGCATTGCATGTCTTTAGCAAGTCACCAGTTTCATAGATATAGCTGTGCCCATTGCAAAAAGACTTTTCACAAGGTAGAAACACTATACCGCCATTGCCAAGATGAGCATAACAATGAAATAAAGGTTAAGTACTTCTGTGGGCTTTGTGATCTTATCTTTAATGTGGAAGAAGCATTTTTAAGTCATTATAAGGAGCACCACAGCATAGATTATGTGTTTGTGCCTGAAAAAACTGAAACTTCAATTAAAACTGAGAATGATTTTCCAGTAATAGAGACTAGTAATTTGTTAACCTGTGGTTGCCGTGAGAGTTACATCTGTAAAGTCAACAGAAAAGAAGATTATAGTAGATGTCTCCACACCATGTTGGATAAAGGTAAACTGTGGTTTCGCTGCAGCTTGTGTTCAGCAACAGCACAGAGCGTAACTGACATTAACACTCATATCCATCAAgtgcacagagaagaaaacagtgaggaggaagaggagcaaCAGTATGTGATCAAGTGTGGCACCTGCACTAAAGCATTTCATGATCCTGAGAGTGCTCAGCAGCACTTCCATAGAAAACATTGCTTTTTACGGAAACCCAGTGTGGCTCATTTTGGATCTGAGAAAACAAGCCTATACAAGTTTGCTGCTAGTGCCTCACgtacagagaaaaaactgaaacAGACAGTAAGCTATCCAAAAAATTCAGACATAGAGAAAGGAGCTGAGAATGACCTAAGCTGTCAGAATATAG ATGAAGAAGTTGTTGAGCTTCCAGATTTGGATTATCTGCGAACCATGACTCATATAGTCTTTGTAGACTTTGATAACTGGTCAAACTTTTTTGGTCATCTACCAGGGCATCTTAACCAAGGAACATTTATTTGGGGTTTTCAAG gAGGAAACACCAATTGGAAGCCTCCAGTCAACTGTAAGATCTATAATTACCTGAATAGGATTGGATGCTTCTTCCTTCATCCTCGTTGTAGTAAAAGGAAAGATGCTGCTGATTTTGCCATATGTATGCAT GCTGGCCGTCTAGATGAACAACTACCCAAGCAAATTCCTTTCACCATCCTCTCAGGAGATCAAGGTTTTCTGGAGCTAGAGAATCAATTTAAGAAGACTCAGAGGCCAGCACATATACTAAACCCTCACCATTTAGAGGGAGATATGATGTGTGCCTTGTTAAATAGCATATCTGATACCACCAAAG AATGTGACAGTGATGATAACCTGGGTATAAAAAATACTTCAACAGAAGAAGAATTGAGATCCACAGAAG